Proteins co-encoded in one Nothobranchius furzeri strain GRZ-AD chromosome 4, NfurGRZ-RIMD1, whole genome shotgun sequence genomic window:
- the uri1 gene encoding unconventional prefoldin RPB5 interactor 1, protein MTEGGKMNLERLGGVARLRQEHEKVVKDCESRIQHWKKVSGDYEALSDRLQTLPDQLSYDIMVPFGPLAFMPGKLVHTNEVTVLLGDNWFAKCAAKQAQKLVDHRMKHVRKELDDLSKTMKMFAAKVGFASDLETLSASKEAYVDIREEVGNNESAVTKGKQRKAHKPNSKPKSDVVFDLKEEDEEESEDGGSRKGILTEEELWTRLDELEKLEELQDEQDRLCDYADMNGENSSSSSSEEEKETDVAPPVNGPSLKPSWRAAPPSGQPLSQRKEDEYDEEEGDCSPTIFFSHTVEPKKVRINTGKNTMLKFSERKEQKEHSKRKKKNGQSNGHAHHELHKITTPADIYRLFVDVKNGELVPRKSILKSRSRENSVCSDTSESSAADFEERRMVARSFSHDDTTHSDTSDGITEEDSPTAVPLLASSRFEAFSGTVIEKDPMPLAVPHLTIVPPALPTILERKQEEVVPDVAPPQQAPKRVSKFKAARLQQK, encoded by the exons GAAGAAGGTGTCTGGTGACTACGAGGCTCTGAGTGATCGCCTCCAAACTCTCCCAGATCAACTCTCTTATGACATCATG GTGCCATTTGGCCCTCTGGCCTTCATGCCCGGGAAGCTGGTGCACACCAACGAGGTCACGGTGCTGCTGGGTGACAACTGGTTCGCTAAGTGTGCCGCCAAGCAAGCCCAAAAACTTGTCGATCACAGGATGAAGC ATGTGAGGAAGGAATTAGACGATCTGTCCAAGACGATGAAAATGTTCGCAGCAAAAGTTGGGTTTGCAAGCGACCTGGAAACCTTATCAGCT AGTAAAGAAGCCTATGTCGACATCAGAGAGGAGGTCGGAAACAATGAGTCTGCTGTCACAAAAG GAAAGCAAAGGAAAGCCCACAAACCAAACTCCAAGCCCAAGAGCGACGTGGTGTTTGATCTgaaagaggaggatgaggaggagagtGAAGATGGAGGGAGCAGAAAAGGCATCTTGACTGAGGAGGAGTTGTGGACTCGACTGGATGAACTAGAGAAGCTCGAGGAGCTTCAGGATGAGCAGGACAG ATTATGTGATTACGCAGACATGAACGGCGAGAATTCATCTTCCTCTTCCtccgaggaggagaaggagacggATGTTGCTCCTCCGGTAAACGGGCCGAGTTTGAAGCCGAGCTGGAGAGCCGCACCTCCCAGCGGACAGCCGCTCTCCCAACGGAAAGAAGACGAGTACGATGAGGAAGAAGGCGACTGCTCGCCGACGATTTTTTTCTCCCACACAGTCGAACCCAAAAAG GTGAGAATCAACACGGGCAAAAACACCATGTTGAAGTTCAGCGAGAGGAAAGAGCAGAAGGAACATTCgaagagaaagaagaaaaatGGCCAAAGTAATGGACACGCCCACCACGAACTCCACAAAATCACGACCCCGGCGGATATTTACAG GTTGTTTGTGGATGTGAAGAACGGCGAGCTCGTTCCCAGAAAGTCCATCTTGAAGTCCCGCAGTCGAGAGAACAGCGTGTGCAGCGACACAAGCGAGAGCAGCGCCGCCGACTTCGAAGAGCGCAGGATGGTGGCGCGCAGCTTCAGTCACGATGACACGACGCACAGCGACACCAGCGACGGCATCACAGAGGAAGACAGTCCCACAGCCGTGCCGCTGCTCGCCTCCAGCCGCTTTGAA GCGTTTTCAGGGACAGTGATAGAAAAGGACCCGATGCCTTTAGCTGTCCCCCACCTGACCATCGTCCCACCGGCTCTGCCAACCATACTGGAGAGGAAACAGGAGGAGGTGGTGCCCGACGTGGCCCCGCCTCAGCAGGCGCCTAAAAGGGTGTCCAAGTTCAAAGCTGCCAGGCTGCAGCAAAAGTGA